A single Acropora palmata chromosome 5, jaAcrPala1.3, whole genome shotgun sequence DNA region contains:
- the LOC141882013 gene encoding large ribosomal subunit protein uL2-like, with product MLNHLAMNLGKSVTQHVACHSKLGFGPYASVFLRYFSTSLVSEGRTHYSFVRVPRSIGNIPVPSSLKDGSIRRHKGRSGRNDTGQIVIRHRGGGHAQTYRMVDFVRAPALKQNEEARSIRDKVLHIGYDPCRSGRIALVAGDGGNKMKIIVAPHELKVGDVVTASRGKPQSIAKLKPGDAYPLEHLPIGSLVHNVELRPGNGAQLVRAAGTCAQLVLKTDKIARLRLPSKEEKDVPLRCLASLGRVSNIDNKNRVIGKAGRNRWLNRRPKGQTGLNRTHWKKKRV from the coding sequence ATGCTTAACCATCTTGCCATGAATCTTGGGAAAAGCGTCACTCAACATGTAGCATGTCACTCCAAGCTTGGTTTTGGCCCTTACGCATCCGTATTTCTGCGTTACTTTTCGACTAGCCTGGTATCTGAGGGTAGAACACATTACTCATTTGTCAGGGTACCTAGAAGCATAGGCAACATTCCAGTCCCAAGTTCCCTTAAAGACGGCAGCATAAGGAGACACAAGGGAAGGTCAGGAAGAAATGACACTGGACAAATTGTAATTCGACATCGAGGTGGGGGTCATGCTCAAACTTACCGCATGGTTGACTTTGTGCGGGCTCctgcattgaaacaaaatgaagaagCTAGATCAATAAGGGACAAGGTGCTTCACATTGGCTACGATCCTTGTCGCTCGGGAAGAATTGCTCTGGTTGCTGGGGATGGTGGCAACAAAATGAAGATTATCGTGGCTCCACATGAATTGAAGGTTGGGGATGTTGTCACTGCATCAAGAGGAAAACCCCAGTCAATTGCTAAACTGAAACCAGGAGATGCATATCCTCTGGAGCATCTACCCATTGGTTCTTTAGTGCACAATGTGGAATTGCGGCCAGGAAATGGTGCACAGCTTGTGCGAGCTGCAGGCACATGTGCACAGTTGGTACTGAAGACTGACAAAATTGCACGATTGCGACTACCATCAAAGGAGGAAAAAGATGTGCCTCTACGTTGTCTTGCGTCTTTAGGGAGAGTGTCGAACATTGATAATAAGAATAGAGTCATTGGCAAGGCAGGAAGAAATCGTTGGCTTAACAGACGTCCCAAGGGCCAAACTGGCTTAAATCGCACTCattggaagaagaagagagtgtga